In Miscanthus floridulus cultivar M001 chromosome 5, ASM1932011v1, whole genome shotgun sequence, one genomic interval encodes:
- the LOC136450660 gene encoding uncharacterized protein translates to MAMRALPLTPSKSSSFGAHQIRPSSGVPRSVIAYAKGNEEEGNKQSLFESITEALDFSQVRSEKDAKLLYEARESTKAGGRMTREQYGALRRKIGGTYQDFFKSYVDVDGQYVEEGWVDKTCKICKKDTRGEPRQVDKLGRYAHVACLENPKPTNFFAKIFAR, encoded by the exons ATGGCCATGAGGGCTCTTCCGCTGACCCCTTCCAAGAGCTCCTCGTTTGGAGCTCACCAAATCAGGCCAAGCAGTGGTGTCCCCAGATCAGTTATAGCTTATGCAAAGGGAAATGAGGAGGAGGGCAACAAGCAGTCGCTGTTCGAAAGCATCACCGAGGCGCTGGACTTCTCGCAGGTCCGGTCGGAGAAGGATGCCAAGCTGCTGTATGAGGCCAGGGAGTCCACCAAAGCTGGAGGGAGGATGACGAGGGAACAG TATGGAGCACTGAGGCGGAAGATTGGTGGCACCTACCAGGATTTCTTCAAGTCATATGTTGATG TCGATGGACAGTACGTGGAGGAAGGTTGGGTCGATAAGACCTGCAAGATCTGCAAGAAGGACACAAGGGGGGAGCCAAGGCAGGTTGACAAACTAGGAAGATATGCTCATGTGGCATGCTTGGAGAACCCAAAACCAACAAACTTCTTTGCCAAAATCTTCGCCAGATGA
- the LOC136450659 gene encoding protein GRAVITROPIC IN THE LIGHT 1-like yields the protein MQTEDHRRSESDAAQSPLAGRNLILEMEPAKGKMRRTSSSLLLRITDICKVHSVAVAENVGKKPNAGSTGGSSEDGAHLKIYPHQVSDHESCPGTSTARYEDAVVEKLLDAVSGLKLAYLKVQQAHVPYDPEKVAAAGEHFVSELEETAGLKDLYFGVSKWSNPMYQSHVSSRIHEHQKLALELQADICKKDSELVLLRAEFEELERRNMELKEEVDRRALLMHREISFDIVKGGSIDMFMELFENSSKCIHDFTKLVISSMKVSGWDLNYSVFPVDKSVVFEKRTDKKYCVEAYFARAMLMVTKEDYFSMDSFYHVMSFKDPFDALVESPNSNFGKFCREKYLVAVPSNMEDSFFGNLDHRAFVKMGGHPRTQFYQTFARMARYVWALLTVARFLKPMAEMFFVKSGVQFQKKHMESVPAKLTTEEAKISVGFTVMPGFKIGCTVIRCRVYLSMLNTRDS from the coding sequence atgcagactgaagatcaCAGACGCTCGGAGTCGGACGCTGCTCAGTCTCCTCTTGCAGGACGGAATCTGATCTTGGAGATGGAGCCAGCAAAGGGGAAGATGAGGAGGACGTCTTCCAGCCTGCTTCTGCGAATCACGGACATCTGCAAGGTGCATTCCGTCGCTGTCGCGGAGAACGTCGGCAAGAAGCCCAACGCCGGCAGCACCGGGGGCAGCAGTGAAGACGGTGCACACCTGAAAATATATCCGCATCAAGTCTCTGACCATGAGAGTTGCCCTGGAACTTCCACTGCCCGCTATGAGGATGCGGTTGTTGAGAAGCTTCTTGATGCAGTCTCTGGTCTGAAGCTGGCTTATCTCAAGGTTCAGCAAGCACATGTGCCATATGATCCTGAAAAGGTTGCGGCCGCTGGTGAGCATTTTGTGTCAGAGCTTGAAGAGACAGCTGGGCTTAAAGATCTGTATTTTGGTGTCAGCAAGTGGAGCAATCCAATGTACCAGTCTCATGTGAGCTCAAGGATTCATGAGCATCAAAAGCTTGCTCTGGAGTTGCAGGCTGACATTTGCAAGAAAGATTCTGAACTTGTTCTGTTGCGAGCAGAGTTTGAAGAACTGGAAAGGAGGAATATGGAACTGAAGGAGGAAGTTGACCGGAGAGCGTTGCTCATGCACAGAGAAATAAGTTTTGACATTGTTAAAGGGGGATCAATAGATATGTTCATGGAGTTGTTTGAGAATTCATCAAAGTGCATACATGATTTCACGAAACTCGTCATCAGTTCGATGAAAGTTTCTGGATGGGACCTCAACTACTCTGTGTTTCCAGTCGATAAATCTGTTGTATTTGAGAAAAGGACTGACAAGAAGTATTGCGTTGAGGCGTACTTTGCTCGGGCAATGCTGATGGTGACCAAAGAGGACTATTTTTCCATGGATTCTTTTTACCATGTTATGAGTTTCAAGGATCCATTCGATGCTCTTGTTGAGTCCCCGAATTCCAACTTTGGAAAATTCTGCCGAGAAAAGTATCTGGTTGCTGTACCAAGTAATATGGAGGATTCCTTCTTTGGAAATTTGGATCACAGGGCATTTGTCAAGATGGGCGGTCATCCAAGGACACAATTTTACCAGACATTTGCAAGAATGGCTAGATATGTCTGGGCATTGCTCACCGTTGCTCGCTTCTTGAAACCAATGGCTGAGATGTTCTTTGTCAAGAGTGGCGTTCAGTTTCAAAAGAAGCACATGGAAAGTGTACCAGCTAAGCTGACCACAGAGGAAGCAAAGATCAGTGTTGGGTTTACAGTAATGCCGGGCTTTAAGATCGGATGCACTGTCATCAGGTGCAGGGTCTACCTGTCCATGCTCAACACAAGAGACTCCTAA
- the LOC136453435 gene encoding uncharacterized protein has protein sequence MDARGSLAGASLTIPQGPRSFEKRGQAKSSSGLSSAKKSRQLSTRPAGALATLVESEEEEDNDVPLVARRKRSSDTSSFGAPTSSSSLAPVSSSSGAPVPATPLLSQGGGDVFAAMVPPARSSFGFMKKKIAGPSSSSSLQLTSCQTSGAALRTES, from the exons ATGGATgctaggggtagtcttgctggtgcgtccttgacca ttcctcaaGGCCCTCGTAGTTTCGAAAAGAGGGGTCAAGCTAAAAGTTCTTCTGGTTTGTcttctgccaagaagtctcgccagttgAGCACTCgaccag ctggtgctttggcgaccttggtcgagagtgaggaggaagaggacaaTGATGTGCCTCTTGTCGcgcgtcg TAAGCGATCATCGGATACCAGTTCTTTTGGGGCTCCGACATCGAGTTCTTCTttagctccggtgtcgagttcttctggggctccggtacCAGCTACGCCGCTTCTGTCACAGGGAggtggtgatgtttttgctgctatggttccccctgcgaggtcttcttttggctttatgaagaagaagatagctgg GCCTTCGTCTTCCTCGAGCCTCCAgttgacttcttgtcaaacctctggtgCGGCCTTGCGTACTGAGTCTTAG